A genomic window from Sphingobacterium sp. BN32 includes:
- the rbfA gene encoding 30S ribosome-binding factor RbfA: MGTESKRQQRFAGVIQQDLAEMFQREGNSWAPGAFITVTKVRVTPDLSIARVFLSFLNTNTAKADIDSIRSKTSEIRYKLGARIKNQARIVPNLEFFLDDTNEYVEHMDKIFEEISKEPRQPEE; encoded by the coding sequence ATGGGAACAGAAAGTAAAAGACAGCAACGATTTGCCGGCGTAATTCAGCAAGATTTAGCAGAGATGTTTCAGAGAGAGGGGAATTCGTGGGCTCCTGGTGCCTTTATTACCGTAACAAAAGTGCGTGTAACGCCTGACCTCTCCATTGCTCGCGTATTTCTCAGTTTTTTGAACACAAATACTGCGAAAGCTGATATTGATAGCATTCGTTCAAAAACTAGCGAGATACGTTATAAACTTGGCGCACGCATCAAAAATCAAGCGCGCATTGTTCCGAACTTGGAGTTCTTCTTAGACGACACTAACGAGTACGTGGAACATATGGACAAAATATTTGAGGAAATCAGCAAGGAGCCTCGTCAACCGGAAGAATAG
- a CDS encoding YhcG family protein — protein MPRSQAIKTNQYNKWLEAIKRKIKSAQLKAAVSVNTQLIELYWDLAKDIVSKQQEANWGDGVLEQLSTDLKLSFPDINGFSRRNLYAIRQWHLFYNTVSEFVPQPVAQIPWGHNRLIISKIKNTKEALFYCKATAENGWSREQLEISIKNKYYQTKGKATTNFQNTLPLLQSELAVETLKNPYNFDFLGLEDDALEREIENAMMQHITQFLLELGKGFAFVGRQYSIIVSDNEYFIDLLFYHLHLRSYIVVELKSGKFKPEYAGKLNFYLSAIDSQLKNEQDNPSIGLILCKHKNKVDAEYSLRDIQKPIGISEYKLTQALPKEFKSQLPTVKQLEIQLSKEK, from the coding sequence ATGCCTAGGTCACAAGCAATCAAGACAAACCAATACAACAAATGGCTTGAAGCTATTAAGCGGAAAATCAAATCGGCACAGCTAAAAGCTGCTGTAAGTGTAAATACACAGCTAATCGAGTTGTATTGGGATTTGGCAAAAGATATTGTAAGCAAACAACAGGAAGCAAATTGGGGCGATGGTGTCTTGGAACAATTATCAACTGATCTTAAATTGAGTTTCCCTGATATCAACGGTTTTTCAAGGCGAAATTTGTATGCTATCAGACAGTGGCATTTGTTTTATAATACAGTTTCCGAATTTGTGCCACAACCTGTGGCACAAATTCCGTGGGGGCATAACCGTCTTATTATCTCAAAAATCAAAAACACCAAAGAAGCATTATTTTATTGTAAAGCAACTGCCGAAAATGGATGGAGTAGAGAACAATTGGAGATTTCGATCAAAAACAAGTATTATCAGACTAAGGGAAAAGCAACTACCAACTTTCAGAACACTTTACCCCTGCTACAATCGGAGTTGGCGGTCGAAACACTGAAAAACCCCTATAATTTCGATTTTTTAGGTTTAGAAGATGATGCGTTAGAGCGAGAAATCGAAAATGCAATGATGCAACATATTACGCAGTTTTTACTGGAATTAGGTAAAGGCTTTGCATTTGTTGGCAGACAATATTCAATTATTGTTAGCGACAATGAATACTTTATTGATTTGCTTTTTTATCACTTACATTTACGTAGCTATATCGTGGTAGAGCTCAAATCGGGCAAATTCAAACCTGAATATGCAGGTAAATTGAATTTCTATCTTTCGGCAATTGATAGCCAACTTAAGAACGAGCAGGACAATCCAAGTATCGGATTAATCCTTTGCAAGCACAAAAACAAGGTGGATGCAGAATATTCTTTGCGTGATATTCAAAAACCGATCGGCATTAGCGAATACAAACTTACACAGGCATTACCTAAAGAATTCAAAAGCCAATTGCCTACGGTTAAACAATTGGAAATCCAGTTGAGTAAAGAAAAGTAA